A segment of the Planctomycetia bacterium genome:
GAGCTCGACGGAAACCTTGAACGATTTCGTCGACAGCTGATAGTCGACGCTCGGGGATGCTCCCGTCATGTCGACGCGCAGGCTTTCCTGGCGTTCTTCCGATTGCGTGTTCGAGGTGAAATTGCGACCGGAGAAGGCTGCGGTCGCGGTGACGCGGCCCGCGGTCATGCCGACGTGGACATAGCGCAGATTGTTCTGTAGTTGCGAACTGAGCTCGATTTGCTGCGCTTGCGCGGCGGAGCCGAACGCCCCCGACACGAGCAACGCTAAGGCGCAAGCTGCCGCTGGAATCGGCGACGACGGAGAGAATCGAAACGATCGAGAGCGATTCGTCATGGTGGGGATGTTCCGAGCACGGAGCTGGGGGCGAGCGGGTCGGCGAAAGATCGTCGACCGCGATTGTCGGGGCGATGACGCTATTCTCAGCGGCTACGAAGCGGCTCGCAACTGCTTTTCAGACACAGAACTAAGCGACCGATTTCTCGACCTTTTCGTCGTTCGGCTCGGGTTCGCAATTCACGCTCGGCACGAGCTTCGAATGGGCCGCAGCGTGGCGTTTGCGATAGTAGCGGTAACCGATCAACACGCCGATTCCGGCCAGCACGACCGTGATCGTGACGGCTTTCTCGGCGTCGGTGATGTACTTCAAAACGGAGTCGGAGAAGAAGTAGGCGAGGCTGAAGAAGGTCGAGATCATCACGCCGGCGCAAAACATATCGGCGATCACGAAGCGGCGAAACGGAACCTTTAAGATCCCGGCCGTGATATAGATGGGCGAACGGATGCCGACGAGAAACCGCGACACGAACAGCACTTTCAGTCCGTGCTTGTGAAACATCTCTTCGATGTGCCGTTCTTTCTCGGCAGAGAGATAGCTGGCGAAGAACGCGCGGCGCTGCAGCAGCTTTCGCCCGAACTTACGGCCGATGCCGTACATCACGATGTCGCCGAAGATCGCGCCGATAAAGCACGACCCTAAGGCGATCCAGGGATTCAGCTTCGCCACGTGCGGCGCAGAGAGCCAGCCCGCCGCCACGATCGGGACTTCTTCCGGGATCGGCAAGCCGCAACCCGTGAGCACCAAAAAGGCGATGATGCCGATGTAGCCCCAAGTAGCGATAAACGCTGCCGTGTCCATGCAAACTCACGAGGCCGGTGCCGAATCGACGCGATGCGTAAAGCTTCCCTAAGTCCTCAAGTCGGTTGGAACGTAGGGTCTGGTTCGAGTATAAGCCTTTCGGCTGCATTTTCACAACCTTCGCTAAAATCGCAAGGCCGATACCGATCCGATTGCAGGCGAAAGCCTTACGACGCGGCAAGCCGCCAGCAGTCGTCGTCGAGTCCGCACACGGCGAGTTCGACCGCACTCCCGCTCTCGGCAGGCAACAGCATCAAGAACCCGATCTCGGGTCGGTCCTGGCAGTAGCGAACCGATTCGTCGAAGCCGAGGACGTAGAAAGCGGTCGAAAGGGCATCGGCGAGGGCCGCAGTCGGCGCGAGCACGGTCACGGAGAAGACCCCTTCGGCCGGCGTTCCGGTGCGCGGGTCTAAGATATGGCCGTAGCGCTTTCCCGCGTGGCGAAAGAATTGAAAGCCCGCCCCCGAGGTTCCCGCCGCCCGATCGCGAACGAGCAGCTCGGCCAACTTTCGCTCCGGCCGCAACGGATGGCCGATACCGATCATCCAGCCTGGTGAATCGGGGCCCGGCGGCGCGGCGGCCGAACTCTCGGCCTGGGCCGACCCTTGGGCCAAGACGCTGCTTTGTCCACCGTGCCACAAGAAGCTCTCGAAGCCGGCGGCCCGTAGGTGGCTGCCGCAGCGGTCGAGCGCGTATCCTTTGCCGAGGCTATTGAAGTTGATCTGCACACCAGGCTGCGTAAAGCGGACGGTGCGGCGCCGGCGATCCAGCAAGAGCTTCTCGCTGCCGACCTGCGCTCGAGCCGCGGCCAGCGTCTCGGCGTCGGGCACGGCTCCTTGCCGCCGAGCGAAGCCCCAGGCCTGCGATAGCGGGCCCGAGGTAATATCGTACGCCCCGGCCGTATCGCGATGGAGTTGCACGGCAAGTTCGAGCAGCGCGAACAGTTGCGACTCGACTTCGACGGGCACGTCGGCCGCGCGGCGATTGATGTCGAGCACCTCGCTCGTATCGCGGTATACGGTGAGCTGCGCTTCGAGGGGTTCGAGCAGGTCGAGGGCTTCGAGGGCGACGTCGACTCGGTTTTCTCCGGCAGGCAGCAACAATTGAAAGTCGCTCGCCATCGCCTGCCGGGTGTAGCGGAGATAATACGGCTGCTCGGAGCCGTCGAACGGCTCGAAGGGGGACTTATGAGCCGAGGTGTCGCCGCGCAGAGCCGCGTTCGTCGCGACATCCTGCATCGCGGCGACGGCGGCTTGGCCGGTAATAAAGTGCCGGCGAGTCGCCGGCCGTGGAGGCTGCATCGTTCGGGATATGCCGGTTGTACATCGATTCCGTCGGTTTCATGCTAACTGCCGGCGTCGCCGAGGGCGACCGCTCCGTTTTCCCCGGCGACATTTATTGCGGCCTCCCCCCATGCAGGCGCATAATAGGAGGCGGAACAGAGAGTCGGCTCGAGCGGAGAAAGAAACATGCGAGATCATCGAAGCGAGAAGCAGCGTATCGGAAAGCATCAAGTCCGAAAACAACGGGCCGTATGGGCCTGCGCGGGCACCTGCATGGTGCTCTGCGGCTGGACGGTTTGGGCTGCCGATAGCTCGAAGAAAGCGCCGCCGCCGAAATTCGACGCCGGCGCGGTCGGCGAAATCTTTTTCAAAGATGCACGCCAACAGTTGATCGGCGAGCCGCCGGTAGCCGGCGCCAACGCACCAGTAGGAGGCGGGCCTGCTTCTCCTGGCGGCGGCGGGACCGCGGCCGCCTCGGCAAGTTCCGACGGCAACGCGTGGTCGGCGCTCATCACCGGCGACACGTTGGAAGCCGAGATCAAATCGCAACCGGGGGAAATCGACAAAGCGCTCAAGGCCGCGAACCCGCACAAGTCGGCGCGGATGGTCGTCACCTATTTGGCGGCGCTCTACAACGTGATCTTCAAGTACGACAAAGACGTTCGCTGGAAGGGGGAATCGCAACCGCTGCGCGACAACTTCGCCAAGGCCGGCAACAACTTGAAGGCCTGGACCGATTCGCAGAAGAAGCAAGTCGCGAAGCTCAAGACCGATCTATCGGAACTGATTCAAGGCAACGCTCCGGCACTCACCGCCTCACTCGACGGCGAAGCGCCGTGGCTCGAAATCGCCGACCGAACGCCGATCATGCACCGTCTTGAAATCGGCCAGCAAGAGCATCTCAACGCTTGGACGAAAGATGCCGACGCCGTGAAGAAAAATAAAGACGCCGTGATTCGCGAAGCGGAAGTCATGGCGATGCTCGCCCGCGTGATTCAAGACAAGAGCTACGAGTTCACCGACGACGAAACCTACATGGGCTTTGCGAAGGCGCTCGAAAAGCACGCCTCGGACGCGGTCGCCGCGGCGAAGTCGGGCGATGCGGCTGCGGCCGGCTCGGCAGTGGCGAAGATGCAGAAAGCCTGCGACGACTGCCACGGCGGATTCCGCTAATCGACCACTCGTAGCAGCACGATCTAATGCAAAAGCCCCTGAAACGCTATCGTGCGCTTCAGGGGCTTTTCGTTGGTTCGAGCTTCCGGCGGTTCCGCTGCGGGCGGGTTATTTGCCGAAGAGTTTCGTGAAGAGGTTGTTCGACTTCTTGACGTCGGAGACTTCGACGATCGGTGCAGCGACGTCGTTGTCAGGAATGATCACGGTGATCGGCTCTTCATGGCCGACCGTGAGGATCCCTTGCTTGGTCGCTTCGGCGATCGCGAGTTGAGTTTCGACTTCCGTGGCTTCACGCGCTTCGGCGCACTGACGGCAGCTGCCGCAGACTTGCACGACGACGCACTTCCATCCGTGCTTCTCCGTCACGACCGGCGTCTTCACCAGCTTCGTGATGGTCTTCACTTGGCAGCAGGTCGGCTGCATGATCTTCTCGCACTTCACGCAGCCGTCGCAATCACGTACCTGCTGGGTGCCGACGCACTTCGAGCGGCCGTTGAGGCAGATGTCTTCGCACTTGCAGGAGTATTCGAACTTCGTCGTCTTCGTGACGTTCGGAACCAGCTTGCAAACCTTACGCGATTGGCAACCGCATTGGTTGCAACCATGCCCGGCCTCGGCCTGAGCGACGAGGCCCAACAGCGCGACGGCAAGCGAAAGAATCGTAGCGTATTTCATTGTTATCTTCCTTGATGGAACGAGAGAGCATCGTCCTTGCTTATTTCTTCATCGGCACGGAAAGCGCACGACTACGGCTCCGAGGATGAATTTCCGCTTAGTTTCGGAGTGGCGGCGGCGATCCGTGTCGGACACGCGGCGCTCGAATTTCAGCGAATCCGACCGCTCTCGGAAGCGATGGAGCATTCGATCCATGCGAACGCAATAAGCGAGTGCGGTCGTAACGATCGTGACGGTGCCGGCACTGCATTACGATCGAAACGAGGATTACAACAGTGACACATGTCGGGAATCTCATCATTAACCGGTCGATAAGCATTGGAGCCGAAAGCTTAGTTATTCCGGATTTATGGGAACACATCCATGCGGTACGTTTTCGCAGCCCTGGTGGTCGGATTTGGTTTTATCGTAGGGCCATCGGTCGTCGTTGCCCAGCAAGTGTTCACGGAACAGGCTACATCGCCGACGCAGCCCGACGCGACGAATGCCGCTCCTCTGATCGTCTTGCCCTCCGACGTCGCGCAATTGCCGGGCCTCGCCGCAAGCGCACCAAGCGTGCCGCAACTCGGCTCGGTCAACTCCGAGATCAACCTCGCCTCGACCGGCGCGTTTGCTCCGGATGTGCCGGTGAAGGAAGAAGTCACCACGGCGAAGTTCAACTCGCTGGAGAAGAAAGTCAACGACTTCATCCAAGGGGCGACCGGCACGACGTACCCCACGGTGAAGATCAACGGCGTGTTCCAAGCCGATGCCGGTTTCTTCCAACAAGACGACCAAAGCATCGCACGCTACGGCCGGGTTAAAGATGGTGCCGACGTGCGCCGCTTCCGTCTCGCCGCTTCCGGCGCCATCAGCGAAGTGCACAACTACTTCATGCAGGTCGACTTCGGCTTCTTCGGCCGGCCGACGATTCAAGACTTATGGGTCGAGCAGACGGCGTTGCCGATCCTCGGCACGGTCCGCGTCGGTCAGTGGAAGCAACCGTTCAGCTTGGAAGTCGTGAGCAGCTTTCGCTACACCACGTTCGTCGAACGCTCGACGTTGTTTCAATCGTTCACGCCGTTCCGGCATCTCGGCATCGGGTTTTACAACAACAGCGAAGACATGATGAGCACCTGGGCCGGGTCGATGTTCGCTGCGGGCCAAGATCAGTACGCCGGCTCGGTTGCGACGGCCGGGGGCATCGGCACAGCCGAACGCTTCACGCACTTGCTCCACTACGATGAAGAGTCGGGCGGCCGTTATTACACCCACATCGGTGCGGCTCACTACTTCTCGGCCCCGAACGATCACAGCGCGACCTTCCGCACGATTCCGGAAGTCTTCATCGGCAGTCAAGGAACTGCGGCCCCCAACACGGTTGCCGGCCAGCAGCCGTTGCCCGGCAACGTGACCGGTACGCCGTTCTTCGTGAACACCGGAGCGTTGGCCGTGAACAACTTCAACGTCATCGGCAGCGAATTCCTGTGGGTCAATGGACCGCTCTCGTTCCAAACGGAATCGATGGTCAACATGGTCAACCGGACGAACAACGCTTCGAGCCTGTACTTCACCGGTTCCTATGCACAGGTCGGCTACTTCCTCACCGGCGAACACCGGCCATACGATCGTAAGGCCGGTGCGATCGATCGGATTCGCCCGCACACGAACTTCATCCGAGTTCGTCGATCCGACGGCGAGATCTGTCGCGGGCCGGGTGCTTGGGAACTTGCGTCCCGCGTGTCGAACCTCCGCTTGAACGACAACGATGTCCGCGGCGGCACGATCACCGACTTCACGCAGGGGATCAACTGGTACTTGAACGCTTACCTGAAAGCGCAGTTCAACTACATTCACTCGATGTCCTACAACGCCGCTTCGACGCAAGCGAACACCGACATCTACGATTTCCGCGTCCAGATCGACTTCTAAACGAGTCCCGACGGATTAACGTTGTGACCGTCGATTTCCGACATAGAATGAACGCATCGCTTCGGGTCGGCGGAGTCGAGAAAATCGGCTCCGTCGGCCCGATGATCGTTTTGATCCATCTTTGTGGGAGAGCTTGCGTGTCGACGGCTAAGAACGTGCTCGGACTTCCGCTCGAGCCTTGCTCGCATGATCCGCTCACCGGCTTCTATCGCAACGGCTGCTGCGATACGGGGCGCGAAGACACGGGCCTGCATCTGGTTTGTATTCGAGCCTCGCGCGAGTTCTTGAGCTACTCGCGCAGCGTCGGCAACGATCTTTCGACCCCGATGCCGCAGTACGATTTTCCCGGCCTGCAACCGGGCGACCGTTGGTGCTTATGCGTCGAGCGGTGGCAGCAAGCGCATGCCGCCGGGAAAGCCCCGAAGATCGTGCTCGCGGCGACCCACATCTCGACCTTGGAGTTCGTCGAGATGGACGTGCTCGAACAGTTCGCCGACGAAGAAGTCGAATAGGCGATCACAGCGTCGGCTTAGTTTGCCGATTCGAGGCTGTGCAGGTCGCTGATTTTCGCGCGACGAATACGGGGCGTCGAAGCCTCATCGAGGCGTAAGTCGGCTTGAAATCGAGCTTCGAGAATTCGGTCGCCGTGGCGCCGTAGGTTCTCGGCCGCGTGCTTTGCGAACAGGCCCATCGAGGTGAGCAGCGCGAAGTTGCCGAGCATTTCGCAACCTTCTTCCACCATGACGCCGTACTTATCTTTCGGCAAAATCAAACTCAGCTCGGCCGACACGGCGACCGCATAAAAACCGGCGACGCCGAAGAGAGCCGCGATCGAAGCCGGCGATTTGCGCATCGCGCGCAGCAGTGCAATGCCGGTCGTCGAGAGAACGCAAAAATAAGCGAGCACCCACCACAGCGTGCCGTCGTGCGAGATCCGTTCGCCGGTGAGATGCGACATCATTTCCTTAAACGCTTCGTGCAAGCTCGAGCATTCGTCGATGCTCATGATCGTCCAGCAGCAGGCCGCCCAGAGCCAGATGCGGCGCGGCTGCTTCGTCTCCGACTGCAACACGTAAATCAGCAAGCAGCAACCGGCCGCGGCCAGCAGTGTGAACGAAGAGACCCAGACGGCGAGGCTCCCTTCCGAATCAAGATCGAACGTCGCCACGCGGCCGTCGGTAGTGTGCGGCGAGAGCAACGGCATGATCGCATACAGCACTTCCAGCAACCCGACGATCGCCGCGCCGGCGAGAAACATTCCCCCATAGAAGCGGTTGCTACGCGGAACGAGATCGACGATCTGCGTACGGCCGTTCATGGGCGAAGTCGTGCTCGCGAGAAATGGTGGAAATGCGAAAACAGGCGAGGGGCGGATAGTAGCGAGAAACCTGCTGCGCCGAAAGACGGATTGACCCGGCCCGCGCATCGTTGATAGCATCCCGCCTCGAAATGGTTTGGCGACGGTATGGCGAAGGATTGCCGAGGACGGATTCCCACGGAGCATTGCAAGGAGAGGTTCGCATGGAGACGGGGCGTTTCTCCCGTCGGCGATTGCTGCAAGCCTCGGGCATCGGGGTCGCGGCACTCACTGCCGGCGGCATCTATTCCACGCAGCAACGAAAAGTTCGCCTCGGCCTCGTCGGGTGCGGTGCGCGAGGTCGGCAACTAGCGGCAGTCATCGGTTGGACGAGAGCCCGGCCGTTGTACGGCGAGATTGCGGCGGTGTGCGATGTCGACTCGCTTCGCGCCGAAGAATTAAGCCGTTCGTTGATGACGAAGGCCGACGTCTATTCCGACTATCACCGGCTCTTAGAGCGCGAAGATCTCGATGCGGTCGTCATCGCCACGCCCGACCATTGGCACACGGCCATGTCGCTCGCTGCGATGAAAGCCGGCAAAGCGGTTTACTGCGAGAAGCCCCTCACGTTGACGATCGACGAAGGAAAGCGACTCGTCCGTGCCGCGAAAGAATCGAAGTGCGTCTTCCAGGTCGGTACGCAACAGCGCAGCGACAGCAACTTTCAAACCGCGTGCGAACTCGTGCGCAACGGCCGCCTCGGCACGATGCGACGTGTGAAGGTCTCGTTGCCGACGGGCTCGCTCCCTCCGGAGTCGTTCGGCGGGCCGTTCGTTAATGAACCGGTCCCCGCGCATCTCGATTGGGATCGCTGGCTCGGGCAGGCACCTGCTGCCGAGTTCTGCAAACAGCGCTTCGATCCGTTTCGTTGGTGGTTCGAATACAGCGGCGGATTCATGACCGACTGGGGAGCCCATCATCTCGATATCGTGCAATGGGCGCTAGGCCTGGAACGCGCAGGGCCGACGACGGTCGTAGCCGATGCCGAACTGCCGAACGTCGTCGACGGCTACAACACTCCACGGCGCTTCACCGTCGACATGACGTATCCCGGCGATGTGAGCGTGCGAATCGAGTTGAGCCGCAAGGTGAACGGAATTCTCTTCGAGGGAGACGCCGGGAGCATATTCGTCAATCGCTTGCGGATCGTCGGCGAGCCGTACGAGTCGCTCGCCTCTCAGCCGCTGGATGCCGTAGCCGTGCGTTATCACAATCGGGTCCGGCCGTGGGGTACGGCGAACTATATCCATATGGTCGACTTCCTCGAAGCGGTTCGTTCCGGGGAGGCTCCGATTTCGGATGTCGAAAGCCAGCATCGGGCGGCCACGGCTTGTCACCTCGCGAACATCGCGATGCGGCTCGGCCGGAAAGTCCGCTGGGATGCCGACCGTGAAGACTTCTTGAACGACCCGGAAGCGACGGCGATGCTCAGCCGTCCGCAACGGGCCGGCTACGCGGTCTGACGAGAATTCGCACGCTCCACCCTCGCGAGTTATTGCAGGTCGAATTTTCCGGCTCGAAAATACGGCGGTAGTTAGGGGGGCTCAAACCTCTAACGACACCGCCTTCCGCAGGCTCCTGCCCCGTCTGCGGCAGGCTTTTTTTTGCGCTTCGTAGCGGCTTCTTCGACGAATACCGCTTGGATACCGACGTTTTAACGACGGATTCGGCGAACTTCCGATCGGGAAACTTCGCTCTTCACTTCCCCTTCAAAGTGATAGAATAGAACTCAACTCTTGCCGACCGGAACCGGCGAGGTTTAATTCTTATTTTTTTCGAGTCGTCTCATGAGCTACGCTCCCCCGCGTCGAGTCGTTCGTAAAAAGCGCGACAACACCCCGCTGATCATCGCCATCATCGCCATCCTCGCCCTCCCGGCGCTCGGCTTCGGCGTTTACCAAGTTTTGAATAAGCCGAAGGATACCAATGGTGGGCCTGCGGTCGCATACATTCCTCCGGCGCAATTGAAACGCGATCGGTTGCCGGCCGCCGGTTCGCAAACATCCGAAGCCGAATACGCCTCATCGAAGTCGTCGATATTGTCGAATCCGATGGCGACGAACTACTCGAACACCGGGTCGAACTTCGGCGGCTCGAGCAATGCTTTCAGCGGATCGATGTCGAGCGGCAGCGGGATGCAGAGCGCCAATGCGGCCACCGCCAAAGCCTGCAAGAAAATCCAGGAGTCGCTCGAGCTCCGTAAAGGTCTGGTTGTGTGGTTGTTCGATCGTTCGCCGAGCGCCGACGGCCGCCGTGAAGAGGTCATGCAGGCGATCAAATCGCTGTATCCGACGATCGTGCCCGAGGGAGATCGCAAGGCCGCGACGTCGAAGGAAGACGCCAAACTGCTGACCGCGGTCGGAGCGTTCGCCTCGGATGCCCAATTCTTTACGGACGATCCCGTCGCCGGCGATGAGAAGGTCTTGGCCGCCATCGAAGGGATCAAGAGCGGTAGCGACGGCAACATCGAAAACACGTTCCGCGCCATCTCCGCGGCGATCACGAAATATGCCGTCTACACGGAGCCTCCGCATTTGCGCAGCGTGTCGATCGTCGTCGTTACGGATGAAGTCGGCAACGATCAGGCCCAGCGCGATCTGGTGATGGAAGCAGCCCAGAAGCACACCATTCCGATCTATGTCATCGGCTCGGGTGCCGAGTTCGGTTCGGTCGGTGCCACGGACGTAGGTCCGGAAGGAAGCGCCGTGATTCGTGGTCCGGAATCGCGCGACGTGGAATGGGTGAAGCTGGATACCGGCTCCGGCCCCGGCATGATGGGCTCGCAAGAATGCGGCATCGGCCCGTATGGGTTGTCGGCGATCTGTCGCGAATCGGGCGGCGAGTATTTCGTCGTCAGTTCGCTCGGCGGCGGGGTGACGTTGCCGCCGCAATACTATCCGCGCTATATGCCGGAACGAGATTATCAAGCATATGTATCGGGCAATAAAGCGATGCAGGCTTTGATCGCCGCGTCGAAGTTGCCGGCTGCGAAACAAATCTCCGGCGCGGAGACGAGCTTCACCACGGACGAGACCGGGGTCGCCAAGACGCTCGACATCGACAAAGCCCAACGCCCGCAAGCGTTGATCAAGCCGGCCCTCGATGAACTCTTCGACACGTTGAAGAAGGGAGAATCGGATCGAGCGAAGCTGACCGAGCCGCGCCAACAAGCCGCGTTCGATTTAGCGCTCGGCCGCGCGATGGCGGCGAAGGTGCGAACCGAAGGGTATATCGTCTTGCTCGCGGCTTTCAAAGCCGGGCGTAAGGCCAGCAAGCCGGGAGCGGTTCTCTGGCGTTTAGAACCTGCCGACGGGATCGAGAAGAATAGCGTGCTCGATAGCATGTCGAAGAAGGCCCGCGAGTATCTCGAAGGGGTAGTTAAGAATCATCCCAACACCCCTTGGGCCGAAGCGGCTAAACAAGAGCTGAACTCGCCGATCGGCTGGAAGTGGACCGAGAGTTAACGCTCGCGGTTCGCAACCAAGCTTCGACTACGGCTTCACTTCGAGCCGATACAGATGCGTATCGGTTCGAAGAAACAACGACTTTCCGGCTACCGAAAGTCCGGCGAGCGTTCGCCCGTCGACTTGGTTTTTCGCTAGTTCTTTGAATTCCTTGCCGGGCGCGACGACGGTGCATTTTCCTTCTTCATCGAGCAGGTAGATCCGCCCCTCGGCGAAGAGGGGCGAGGCCGAGAAGTTGCCCCCGATCCGCTCTTGCCAAACCTCATCGCCGGTGACGGCATTCAGCGCCGAGGCGATTCCCTTGTCGCTGACCATGTAGATTTCGTCGCCGACGACGATCGGCGAGGGATTGAGCGGCGCCCCCTTCTTCACGGTCCAGGCCTTGTGCGTCTCAGTCACGTCCCCCGTTCCGCCGAGCTTCAAGGCGAACATGCTGGGGGTATCATAGCCGGTGCAGATATAGGCGAACCCGTGCGCGACGACCGGCCGCGGCACGAGCGAATAGCCGTTGTATTTGCAGCGCCAGATTTCCCTGCCGGTTTCCGGCTCGTAACCGATCACGGCGTCGCCGCCGGTGCTGATGAGCTGCACCTTCCCTTCGATTTCGATCAACAGCGGCGTGCTGTAAGCCATGCGCCCTTCGCGCGTCGACTTCCAACGGGTCTCACCGGTCTTCTTATCGAGCCCGACGACGTACTGCACATCGGTGCCGTCGCAAGACAACAGCAAGAGATCCTTGTACACGACCGGCGACCCGCCGGGGCCGTGTCGATGGTTGTATTTGAGCGTTTGGTTCTTCCAGACGATCGCACCGTCGGTCGTGATGCAGGCCGTGCCGTGAGCGCCGAAATGGAGGAAGATCCGATCGCCGTCGATCACCGCCGTCGGTGAGGCATGATTGTTCTTTTTGTGGATCTTGGCCGGCGCATCGATCTTGAAGATCAGCACGTCATGCACGATCTTGCCCGACGTGCGGTCGAGGCAGACGGCGCGGAGCTCGATCGGCGGATCCGGCACTTCCGGCTTCGGGGCGGGCTTGGCCTTTTCTTTCTCTTTCTCGGCTTCCTTTTTTTCCTTCGCTTCGAGCTTCGCTCGTTCTTCGGCCGTCATCAACGGGTCGATCGGCTTCGGTGGTGCGGCCGGTTTCGGCGGGCTGTCTAATTTCGGCTCGGCGGGTTTCGCCGGCTCCGCAACGGGCAGCGGCGGCAACTCGACGCAGCTCGTCACCCAAACCTGATCTCCTTGAATCACGGCGCTCGACCAACCGCCGGCGATCGGCGTCTTCCAAACGATGTTTTTCGTCTCGCTCCATTCGAGCGGCAGACCGGTCTGCGCGACGTGTCCTTCGCCCCCCGGTCCGCGAAACTGCGGCCAAAGGAACTCGCCGCCGGGCATGGCGACCGCTCGCGGGGCCCCGTTCACCGAGGTAATGGC
Coding sequences within it:
- a CDS encoding DedA family protein, giving the protein MDTAAFIATWGYIGIIAFLVLTGCGLPIPEEVPIVAAGWLSAPHVAKLNPWIALGSCFIGAIFGDIVMYGIGRKFGRKLLQRRAFFASYLSAEKERHIEEMFHKHGLKVLFVSRFLVGIRSPIYITAGILKVPFRRFVIADMFCAGVMISTFFSLAYFFSDSVLKYITDAEKAVTITVVLAGIGVLIGYRYYRKRHAAAHSKLVPSVNCEPEPNDEKVEKSVA
- a CDS encoding FAD:protein FMN transferase, which gives rise to MQPPRPATRRHFITGQAAVAAMQDVATNAALRGDTSAHKSPFEPFDGSEQPYYLRYTRQAMASDFQLLLPAGENRVDVALEALDLLEPLEAQLTVYRDTSEVLDINRRAADVPVEVESQLFALLELAVQLHRDTAGAYDITSGPLSQAWGFARRQGAVPDAETLAAARAQVGSEKLLLDRRRRTVRFTQPGVQINFNSLGKGYALDRCGSHLRAAGFESFLWHGGQSSVLAQGSAQAESSAAAPPGPDSPGWMIGIGHPLRPERKLAELLVRDRAAGTSGAGFQFFRHAGKRYGHILDPRTGTPAEGVFSVTVLAPTAALADALSTAFYVLGFDESVRYCQDRPEIGFLMLLPAESGSAVELAVCGLDDDCWRLAAS
- a CDS encoding DUF2237 domain-containing protein, whose amino-acid sequence is MIVLIHLCGRACVSTAKNVLGLPLEPCSHDPLTGFYRNGCCDTGREDTGLHLVCIRASREFLSYSRSVGNDLSTPMPQYDFPGLQPGDRWCLCVERWQQAHAAGKAPKIVLAATHISTLEFVEMDVLEQFADEEVE
- a CDS encoding Gfo/Idh/MocA family oxidoreductase: METGRFSRRRLLQASGIGVAALTAGGIYSTQQRKVRLGLVGCGARGRQLAAVIGWTRARPLYGEIAAVCDVDSLRAEELSRSLMTKADVYSDYHRLLEREDLDAVVIATPDHWHTAMSLAAMKAGKAVYCEKPLTLTIDEGKRLVRAAKESKCVFQVGTQQRSDSNFQTACELVRNGRLGTMRRVKVSLPTGSLPPESFGGPFVNEPVPAHLDWDRWLGQAPAAEFCKQRFDPFRWWFEYSGGFMTDWGAHHLDIVQWALGLERAGPTTVVADAELPNVVDGYNTPRRFTVDMTYPGDVSVRIELSRKVNGILFEGDAGSIFVNRLRIVGEPYESLASQPLDAVAVRYHNRVRPWGTANYIHMVDFLEAVRSGEAPISDVESQHRAATACHLANIAMRLGRKVRWDADREDFLNDPEATAMLSRPQRAGYAV
- a CDS encoding VWA domain-containing protein; its protein translation is MSYAPPRRVVRKKRDNTPLIIAIIAILALPALGFGVYQVLNKPKDTNGGPAVAYIPPAQLKRDRLPAAGSQTSEAEYASSKSSILSNPMATNYSNTGSNFGGSSNAFSGSMSSGSGMQSANAATAKACKKIQESLELRKGLVVWLFDRSPSADGRREEVMQAIKSLYPTIVPEGDRKAATSKEDAKLLTAVGAFASDAQFFTDDPVAGDEKVLAAIEGIKSGSDGNIENTFRAISAAITKYAVYTEPPHLRSVSIVVVTDEVGNDQAQRDLVMEAAQKHTIPIYVIGSGAEFGSVGATDVGPEGSAVIRGPESRDVEWVKLDTGSGPGMMGSQECGIGPYGLSAICRESGGEYFVVSSLGGGVTLPPQYYPRYMPERDYQAYVSGNKAMQALIAASKLPAAKQISGAETSFTTDETGVAKTLDIDKAQRPQALIKPALDELFDTLKKGESDRAKLTEPRQQAAFDLALGRAMAAKVRTEGYIVLLAAFKAGRKASKPGAVLWRLEPADGIEKNSVLDSMSKKAREYLEGVVKNHPNTPWAEAAKQELNSPIGWKWTES
- a CDS encoding PQQ-like beta-propeller repeat protein, with the protein product MSATLFVSLALFAAAPTPPAITSVNGAPRAVAMPGGEFLWPQFRGPGGEGHVAQTGLPLEWSETKNIVWKTPIAGGWSSAVIQGDQVWVTSCVELPPLPVAEPAKPAEPKLDSPPKPAAPPKPIDPLMTAEERAKLEAKEKKEAEKEKEKAKPAPKPEVPDPPIELRAVCLDRTSGKIVHDVLIFKIDAPAKIHKKNNHASPTAVIDGDRIFLHFGAHGTACITTDGAIVWKNQTLKYNHRHGPGGSPVVYKDLLLLSCDGTDVQYVVGLDKKTGETRWKSTREGRMAYSTPLLIEIEGKVQLISTGGDAVIGYEPETGREIWRCKYNGYSLVPRPVVAHGFAYICTGYDTPSMFALKLGGTGDVTETHKAWTVKKGAPLNPSPIVVGDEIYMVSDKGIASALNAVTGDEVWQERIGGNFSASPLFAEGRIYLLDEEGKCTVVAPGKEFKELAKNQVDGRTLAGLSVAGKSLFLRTDTHLYRLEVKP